In one Verrucomicrobiota bacterium genomic region, the following are encoded:
- a CDS encoding rhodanese-like domain-containing protein — protein sequence MGSSRIRPWGQEGLLFHHRSWTPFVGPDRGWPVVVIGRQSRSIPGVGETASVREHLEPSRLRWGTVVCSRRARTRLLRLEGHPLSRFVSWIPRGSRWAALASLGWFWLTPMSAEDLPAIQKAIRKRFPEVRQLSTRDLAAWLGDDARRPPLIVDVRAMVEFKVSHLQHAKHWESAEAIRDAAPSRETPIVVYCSVGYRSSAVAEKLMRWGFSQVWNLDGSLFAWANEGRPVYRGRERVTVVHPYDSHWGKMLNSERHPTAKPESSR from the coding sequence ATGGGCTCAAGCCGGATTCGGCCTTGGGGGCAAGAAGGATTACTCTTCCACCATCGCTCTTGGACGCCGTTTGTTGGTCCTGACCGAGGATGGCCAGTTGTTGTTATTGGACGCCAATCCCGATCAATTCCGGGAGTTGGCGAGACTGCAAGTGTGCGGGAACACCTGGAGCCATCCCGCCTACGCTGGGGGACGGTTGTATGTTCGCGACGGGCGCGAACTCGCCTGCTTCGACTTGAGGGGCACCCCTTGAGCAGGTTCGTTTCCTGGATCCCGAGGGGGTCGCGTTGGGCGGCACTCGCCAGCCTGGGCTGGTTTTGGCTGACACCGATGAGTGCCGAAGACCTTCCCGCGATTCAGAAAGCCATTCGCAAGCGATTTCCCGAAGTCCGCCAATTATCCACGCGCGACCTGGCGGCGTGGCTGGGGGACGATGCTCGTCGGCCTCCCTTGATCGTGGATGTGCGGGCCATGGTGGAATTCAAGGTGAGCCATCTTCAACACGCGAAGCACTGGGAAAGCGCCGAAGCGATTCGCGACGCCGCCCCCTCACGCGAGACGCCCATCGTGGTGTATTGTTCGGTAGGTTACCGATCGTCGGCCGTTGCGGAAAAGCTGATGCGATGGGGATTCAGCCAGGTCTGGAATCTCGACGGTTCCCTCTTCGCCTGGGCCAATGAAGGCCGTCCCGTTTATCGAGGTCGTGAACGCGTCACGGTGGTGCATCCCTATGACAGCCACTGGGGAAAAATGCTGAACTCCGAGAGGCATCCCACCGCGAAACCCGAATCAAGCCGCTGA